The Streptomyces sp. ICC1 DNA window GGGAGGGTAGAGGGATGGAGATGCTGATCCAATCGCCCGACGACGAAGGGTTTTGCCATGCTGGAGCGTGCCCGCCGTAAGAAGCAGACCGCGATCACATTCGTCATCCCCGCGGACCGCCCCTTGGGCCACGTCAGTGTCGTAGGCGATTTCAACGACTGGCAGCCCGCAGACAACCTCTTCGTCGCGCGAGCGGACGGCACCCGCGCGGTCACGATCGCCCTGCCCAATGAGCAGCGGTACGCGTTCCGCTACCTCGCCCACGGCGGCTATTGGTTCGACGACGAGAGCGCCGATGGCCACGACGGTCGCAACAGCATCGTCCACACCTGAGCGCCGGACTCGTCACGGCTGACAAGGCGATGACGAGGAGCGGGGCGCCACCCCGCGGTCAGGATCGGACGGTCCCCAGGGTCCGCCAGGGAGCATTGCCCCGATCACCCTGAACAGCAGAGACCCTGACGGCCTGTCGGCCGTCAGGGTCTTCTCACGCCGTCGCATCCCGAGTGGCGGCGTGGATGTGCTCGTCTTCAATGTCCCGCAACACTGGATGCGGAGGGGAGACTCCCGCTCTCCCTGCTCCAGACCGACGGGGAAGATGAGGCTGGAGCTGTTCTGGCGGATCCACCGCTGCGAGCGCAAGCGCCGCCATCGACCCCGGACTCCTCACCCCGACGCCGTCAGGACAACATCTGACCGTGTGAGGTGGGACGCCCCGCTATGGCTTGCTGACGCTCCTGGTCACGGAGGCGGTGGCGCCTTCGTTGTCGGTGACGGTGAGTGTGATGGTGTAGGGGCCGTGGTCGACGTAGGAGTGGTAGGCGCTGGAATTGGTGGTGCTGGTGCTGGTGGCGCCGTCACCGAAGGTCCACGACCACTTGGTGATCGTCCCGTCGGAGTCGGCGGAACCACTGCCGTAGAGGAAGCAGTTCATCTGCGGAATCGTGGTGTAGGTGATGCAGCCGTCCGTGAAGCTCGCGGTCGGAGCCTTGTTGGGGCCGACGCGGAAGCTCTTGCCGGCCGTGCCGGTGTCCCCGCTGTTGTCGGTGACAGTGAGCGTGACGCTGTAGACGGCTCCCTTGCTATAGGTGTGCGAGATGGTCTTCCCCGTGCCGGTGGTGCCGTCGCCGAAGTCCCACGACCACCTGGTGATCGTTCCGTTGGAGTCGGAGGACGCCGAGCCGTCGAAGCTGCAGGCGAAGGTGGTGTTGTTGCAGCTGTTGGTGAAGCTGGCGGTGGGCGGGGGCGGCCCGCCCGGGGCTGCCCAGCCTTGGCTGTAGAGCAGACGGTTGGGTGAGCCGGCGCCGGGGTTGGTGACTGCTCCGGCGGTGGCGGCGTTGACCATGGCCGAGGTCACCTGGGCCGGGGAGGCGCTCGGGTTGGCCTGCAGGTACAGGGCGATGGCGCCGGCCACGTGGGGGGAGGCCATGGAGGTGCCGCTCAGCTTCTGGGAGGCGGGGGCGGTGAACCACGTGTCCGACTCGATGTTGACCCCGGGCGCGAAGATGTCCGTACAGGTACCGAAGTTGGAGAACGAGGCACGGGCGTCGGTGATGTCGGTGGCACCGACCGTGTTGGCACCGGCCACCCGGGCCGGGGAGACGGTGCAGGCGTCGACATTGGAGTTGCCGGCTGCGATCGCGTAGCTGACCCCGGAGTTGATGGACTTGGCCACCGCGGCGTCCAGGGTGGCGTTGGCCTCACCGCCCAGGCTCATGTTGGCCACGGCCGGCTTGATGGCGTTGGCGGTGACCCAGTCCACGCCGGCTATCACCCAGGACCAGTCCGCGCCACCGTCACAGTTCAGGACGCGTACGGCGTGCAGGGTGACCGCTTTGGCCATACCCCAGGTGGAACCGCCGACGGTACCGGCCACGTGCGTGCCGTGGCCGTTGCAGTCCAATCCGTTCTGGCCGCTGCCGGGCACGGTATCCACGCCGACGGACCAGCGGCCGTCGAACTGTCCGTGATTGTTGCGCATGCCCGTGTCGAGGATGTACGCGTGCACGCCGGCACCGGTCTGGGTGTAGGTGTA harbors:
- a CDS encoding isoamylase early set domain-containing protein, with amino-acid sequence MLERARRKKQTAITFVIPADRPLGHVSVVGDFNDWQPADNLFVARADGTRAVTIALPNEQRYAFRYLAHGGYWFDDESADGHDGRNSIVHT
- a CDS encoding S8 family serine peptidase, giving the protein MSPRTLISAVVLAMSGTLALPAAVAFSAPASSSPTAEILGADRPGAIAGSYIVTLKDTATLRSRGVPGATGDLAKRYGGEVGHVYTTALNGFSVKLGEAAAKRLAADPAVARVEADGRAHIAGSQSPADWGLDRTDQRALPLNNAYTYTQTGAGVHAYILDTGMRNNHGQFDGRWSVGVDTVPGSGQNGLDCNGHGTHVAGTVGGSTWGMAKAVTLHAVRVLNCDGGADWSWVIAGVDWVTANAIKPAVANMSLGGEANATLDAAVAKSINSGVSYAIAAGNSNVDACTVSPARVAGANTVGATDITDARASFSNFGTCTDIFAPGVNIESDTWFTAPASQKLSGTSMASPHVAGAIALYLQANPSASPAQVTSAMVNAATAGAVTNPGAGSPNRLLYSQGWAAPGGPPPPTASFTNSCNNTTFACSFDGSASSDSNGTITRWSWDFGDGTTGTGKTISHTYSKGAVYSVTLTVTDNSGDTGTAGKSFRVGPNKAPTASFTDGCITYTTIPQMNCFLYGSGSADSDGTITKWSWTFGDGATSTSTTNSSAYHSYVDHGPYTITLTVTDNEGATASVTRSVSKP